A genomic window from Serratia liquefaciens includes:
- a CDS encoding TetR/AcrR family transcriptional regulator, with product MKTKEKMKESQPRTKPAEVRLDELMDAAQKLFIEKGFEATTISDIVRDAQVAKGTFYHYFPSKNEMLSALRIRFTTHFIEQIQQAIDECPQDDWLARLRAWCDAGVATYLEGMELHDALYHDHHYHTRGNQDRDAVLEQILTILNDGAAAGAWQLENPHLTAILMYHGMHGAVDNAMVCPDADRNVLGAALAKEFMRLLGCR from the coding sequence ATGAAAACAAAAGAAAAAATGAAAGAATCGCAGCCGCGAACCAAACCTGCGGAAGTGCGTTTGGATGAGCTGATGGATGCGGCGCAAAAGCTGTTTATTGAAAAAGGTTTTGAAGCAACCACAATCAGCGACATCGTACGTGATGCGCAGGTTGCCAAAGGGACTTTTTACCATTACTTTCCGTCCAAAAACGAAATGTTGTCCGCATTGCGTATCCGTTTCACCACTCATTTTATTGAGCAAATTCAGCAAGCCATTGACGAATGCCCACAAGATGACTGGCTCGCGCGTTTACGTGCCTGGTGTGATGCCGGTGTGGCAACTTACCTGGAAGGCATGGAGTTGCATGACGCGTTGTATCACGATCATCATTATCACACCCGGGGCAATCAGGATCGTGATGCCGTGCTGGAACAAATCCTGACGATTTTGAATGACGGTGCCGCAGCCGGAGCCTGGCAATTGGAGAATCCGCACCTGACGGCGATTTTAATGTATCACGGCATGCATGGTGCGGTGGACAACGCCATGGTCTGCCCCGATGCCGATCGTAACGTCTTGGGCGCGGCATTGGCGAAAGAGTTTATGCGTTTACTGGGCTGTCGTTAG
- a CDS encoding ABC transporter substrate-binding protein — MRRRHFIQTAAALALLSPLQSLRAQADSQVVTDIAGRQVILRYPLKRIFLAEGNLFYTVAALNPASPAEKLVGWRDNFRTADLDSYHLYCRHFPELAELPAFSGVQQMQFNLERLIALRPEVMILNLNTRLTIEANGLMSRLTAAGIPVVFVDMSIGLMSNSAKSLAIMGQLFDSPLRAASLIRFRQQHLDHITETLARHAPPRPRIMMERAAGLYDDCCLSWGKGNYGEMVDIAGGYNLAEAYIHGVYGSLSQETVIASRPDKIVVTGSNWSQYSPNGDWVNLGPGADQTLARRQLRKLMQRPAYRTLAAAQHGKAYAIWHPFYDHPFNFVAIERLAKWFHPSLFNEVDPETTFAKLFERYLPVPYQPGYWVSLDLSGSVANDSPVNA, encoded by the coding sequence ATGCGCAGGCGTCATTTTATTCAGACGGCGGCCGCGCTGGCGTTACTTTCCCCACTGCAGTCATTGCGTGCGCAGGCAGACAGCCAGGTAGTTACCGACATTGCCGGCCGCCAGGTTATTTTGCGTTATCCGTTGAAACGTATTTTTTTAGCGGAAGGCAATTTATTTTATACCGTGGCGGCGTTGAATCCTGCCTCGCCCGCCGAAAAACTGGTTGGGTGGCGTGATAATTTCCGCACCGCCGATCTGGACAGCTATCACCTTTATTGCCGCCATTTCCCGGAATTGGCTGAACTCCCGGCATTTTCCGGCGTGCAACAGATGCAATTCAACTTGGAAAGGTTAATTGCTCTGCGTCCGGAAGTGATGATCCTCAACCTGAATACCCGGCTGACGATAGAGGCCAACGGGCTGATGAGCAGGCTAACGGCGGCAGGGATCCCGGTGGTATTTGTCGATATGAGCATCGGCCTGATGAGCAACAGCGCCAAAAGCCTGGCCATTATGGGACAACTGTTCGACAGCCCGCTTCGCGCCGCCAGCCTGATCCGCTTTCGTCAACAACATCTCGATCATATTACCGAGACGCTGGCGCGACATGCGCCCCCACGTCCGCGGATAATGATGGAGCGCGCTGCGGGATTGTATGACGACTGTTGTTTGTCTTGGGGCAAAGGGAATTACGGAGAAATGGTGGATATCGCCGGCGGCTATAATTTGGCCGAAGCGTATATTCATGGCGTCTATGGTTCGCTCAGTCAGGAAACGGTGATCGCTTCCCGTCCCGATAAAATCGTAGTGACCGGCAGCAACTGGAGCCAATATTCGCCGAATGGCGATTGGGTTAACCTGGGGCCTGGTGCAGATCAGACGTTGGCAAGGCGGCAACTGCGAAAATTAATGCAACGACCTGCCTATCGTACTCTGGCGGCGGCACAACATGGCAAAGCCTATGCCATCTGGCATCCGTTTTACGATCATCCGTTCAATTTTGTCGCCATCGAACGATTGGCAAAATGGTTCCACCCCTCGTTGTTTAACGAGGTTGACCCCGAAACGACCTTTGCGAAGCTGTTTGAGCGTTATCTCCCGGTTCCCTATCAACCCGGTTACTGGGTATCGCTGGATCTTTCCGGGAGCGTGGCTAACGACAGCCCAGTAAACGCATAA
- a CDS encoding TonB-dependent siderophore receptor, whose protein sequence is MTANDQASDASLPGYAVKQVEVATKTRSPLTAVPQFVSAVNRQQMDVQSAGTVSQALRYSAGVSVERFGAFSSGVDFGRIRGFEADYYLDGLRVIGNTGIWGPQIEAWGLQSVEVLHGPSSTLYGQGGAGGVINMVSRRPSALASNQLKLDIGNYRTRSLSLDSTGSLTDNEQWLYRFDGLAVTRGSQIEDTKQERLYLAPSITWQPNDRTSWTLLTHYLREPKSGYYNTLPAQVLGLLPNPRGKIDTDKNYSDPAHEHSTRTQYDVTSLFELQLNDSWRLKQNLRFSHVDSAVRRDFTRAITADERSLTAVYQDSPSQADSLALDNQAIAQFSTGELDHQLLTGIDYQTGKFDKDLWVSQTVSFDPWSSHYRPSFDPVPSSETSTTQRFNRVGIYSQDEMQWHGWHLLLGGRHDWSQMRTNNNLTSTRTQTNDTAWSYRAGLSYPLENGLAPWISTSTAFDPLTGTDANGAPFKPTHSTQYETGIKFQPPGSAMMTSLAVYQLTQRDVNTIDPLNPSYYTQTGEVRSRGVELESRAALTDNLNLMLAYAWVNNVVTSATDNTLGRHPVGVPAQTGSLWLDYRFNKGPLQGLLVGAGTRYLGSSWADGANSFKVPATWLGDLSVRYTPGAWDPRLYNLELGLTVNNLTNKSYVASCTSAPYCSIGIERTIVGSVSWYF, encoded by the coding sequence GTGACGGCCAACGACCAGGCGTCGGATGCCTCCCTGCCGGGGTATGCCGTCAAGCAGGTTGAGGTGGCGACAAAGACGCGCTCGCCGCTGACAGCCGTGCCGCAGTTCGTGTCGGCAGTTAATCGCCAACAGATGGACGTACAGTCAGCCGGGACCGTAAGCCAAGCACTTCGCTACAGTGCCGGTGTTTCCGTAGAGCGCTTCGGCGCCTTCTCCAGCGGCGTCGACTTTGGCAGAATACGCGGCTTTGAAGCAGATTATTATCTTGATGGATTGCGCGTAATTGGCAACACTGGGATTTGGGGGCCACAGATTGAGGCCTGGGGGCTGCAAAGCGTTGAAGTCCTGCATGGTCCATCGTCCACGCTCTACGGCCAGGGCGGCGCGGGTGGCGTAATTAATATGGTTTCCAGACGCCCTTCCGCCCTCGCGTCTAACCAACTGAAGCTCGATATAGGCAACTATCGCACCCGTTCACTTAGCCTGGACTCTACCGGCTCGTTAACCGATAACGAGCAATGGCTATACCGTTTTGATGGGTTGGCCGTGACCCGCGGTTCGCAAATCGAAGACACCAAGCAGGAGCGTCTCTATCTGGCACCCTCCATCACCTGGCAGCCCAATGATCGCACCAGTTGGACCTTGCTGACGCATTATTTGCGTGAACCTAAATCAGGTTATTACAACACGTTGCCGGCTCAGGTCTTGGGGTTATTACCCAATCCTCGCGGAAAAATTGATACCGACAAGAATTACAGCGATCCGGCTCATGAGCATTCTACACGTACCCAGTACGACGTGACTTCTCTGTTTGAACTTCAATTGAACGATAGCTGGCGGTTAAAACAAAACCTGCGCTTCTCCCATGTTGATTCTGCAGTCAGACGCGACTTTACTCGAGCTATCACGGCGGACGAACGCAGTTTGACGGCAGTCTATCAAGACTCCCCCAGCCAGGCGGACAGTCTGGCGTTGGATAATCAAGCCATCGCTCAATTTTCTACCGGTGAATTAGACCATCAGCTGTTGACGGGTATCGATTATCAAACCGGTAAGTTCGATAAAGATCTGTGGGTTTCACAAACTGTCTCCTTCGATCCCTGGTCCAGCCATTATCGACCTTCATTTGATCCCGTGCCGTCTTCTGAAACCTCAACCACGCAGCGTTTTAACCGGGTCGGTATCTACAGCCAGGATGAAATGCAGTGGCACGGTTGGCATTTGCTGTTGGGCGGGCGTCATGATTGGTCGCAAATGCGCACTAACAATAATTTGACCAGCACCCGGACACAAACCAATGACACTGCCTGGAGTTACCGCGCCGGGCTAAGTTATCCTTTGGAAAACGGTCTGGCACCTTGGATCAGCACATCGACCGCATTCGACCCGCTCACCGGTACCGACGCCAACGGGGCGCCGTTCAAACCCACCCACTCGACACAATATGAGACCGGGATAAAATTCCAGCCGCCTGGCAGCGCGATGATGACCAGCCTGGCGGTGTATCAATTGACCCAACGCGATGTGAACACCATCGATCCGTTGAATCCCAGCTACTACACCCAAACCGGAGAAGTGCGTTCGCGCGGCGTGGAGCTGGAGTCGCGGGCGGCCTTAACCGACAACCTAAACCTGATGCTTGCTTATGCCTGGGTGAATAATGTCGTGACTTCCGCAACCGATAACACATTGGGCCGTCATCCGGTCGGTGTGCCCGCCCAAACCGGTTCTCTGTGGCTAGATTATCGTTTTAACAAAGGACCGTTGCAGGGGTTGCTGGTCGGCGCAGGGACACGCTATCTGGGTTCCAGCTGGGCCGATGGTGCCAATAGCTTTAAAGTCCCCGCGACCTGGCTTGGCGACCTCTCCGTACGCTATACGCCGGGTGCCTGGGATCCCCGCTTGTACAATCTGGAGCTGGGCCTGACGGTCAACAACCTGACTAATAAATCCTATGTCGCCAGCTGCACCAGCGCGCCTTATTGCAGTATCGGCATAGAACGCACCATTGTTGGCTCCGTCAGTTGGTATTTTTAA
- a CDS encoding AMP-binding protein, which yields MVSVEDSINQRLLRSLQQNTQRPALFENGDVYHYGWLKNAVASAAMRMQQLGVEKGDRVAYQLRNTREAVIILLATLMRGAIPVPILPSYREKELRHILHLTAPKVFALQRGNRRYNPLATLQYLFDEGLNIDVVLVEDYEHTDHDSRYLNLQNFCAPLTPAPELHAVALSADDTAIMLLSSGTTGLPKAIARKNGGYSYMIECGCDVFVLNNHSVYFAAMPVSHGFVINCPGILGTLSRGGAVALADMPSAETALEVIERCGVTHTTLVPALLTQWSELQQRSPYNMTSLWHVQVGGARVTQELAASSSSILGITLQQCYGMSEGLLCFNAISDEDELRFTSQGRPLSPHDEVLIVDEYGHTLPVGQSGELITRGPYTLTEYYQNPQANRTAFTHDGFYRTGDLAHVDQAGNVFIDGRVNDAINRGGEKFCPNEIEELAEQHPAVIRAACVGMDDALYGEVPCLFVTVAHPDHSLTLGALRRFFEQAGLAAFKAPEKLLIVESIPMKGIGKIDRLTLREMLRQTHLASSEKTAGLNS from the coding sequence ATGGTTAGTGTTGAGGATTCGATCAATCAGCGTTTGTTGCGTTCCCTGCAACAAAATACCCAACGTCCTGCCCTGTTTGAAAATGGGGATGTTTACCACTACGGTTGGCTGAAGAATGCCGTTGCCTCTGCGGCAATGCGCATGCAGCAGTTGGGCGTAGAGAAGGGCGATCGGGTGGCCTACCAATTGCGTAACACCCGTGAAGCCGTGATCATCTTGCTTGCTACGCTGATGAGAGGTGCCATCCCCGTCCCCATATTACCCTCTTACCGAGAAAAAGAACTGCGGCACATTTTGCATTTAACCGCACCCAAAGTATTCGCTCTACAGCGCGGCAACCGTCGCTACAATCCCCTGGCTACCTTGCAGTATTTGTTTGATGAAGGTCTGAATATCGATGTTGTGCTGGTTGAGGATTACGAGCACACCGACCATGACTCACGTTATCTCAATTTGCAAAATTTCTGTGCCCCTTTGACGCCGGCTCCCGAGCTCCACGCCGTTGCCTTGTCTGCAGATGACACGGCAATCATGTTACTTTCAAGCGGTACTACCGGATTACCCAAGGCAATTGCCCGTAAAAACGGCGGATATAGCTACATGATTGAGTGCGGTTGCGATGTGTTCGTTTTGAACAACCACTCAGTGTATTTCGCGGCTATGCCGGTATCCCATGGTTTCGTTATCAACTGTCCCGGCATCCTGGGCACGCTCTCGCGGGGCGGCGCGGTGGCACTCGCCGATATGCCGTCAGCGGAAACCGCGCTGGAGGTCATTGAACGCTGTGGCGTTACGCACACCACGCTGGTGCCGGCCTTGCTGACGCAATGGAGTGAGTTGCAACAACGCTCTCCTTACAATATGACTTCGCTGTGGCATGTCCAGGTCGGCGGTGCCCGAGTTACGCAAGAGCTGGCGGCATCTTCATCGAGTATCCTCGGCATCACCTTGCAGCAATGTTACGGCATGAGTGAAGGACTGCTGTGCTTTAACGCGATTTCCGATGAAGACGAACTTCGTTTCACTTCACAGGGACGGCCACTCAGTCCGCATGATGAGGTGCTGATTGTTGATGAATATGGCCATACGTTGCCGGTGGGACAGTCAGGAGAACTGATCACCCGCGGCCCCTACACGTTAACCGAGTATTACCAAAACCCACAGGCCAATCGCACCGCTTTTACCCACGATGGTTTTTACCGCACCGGTGACCTGGCACACGTTGATCAGGCGGGTAACGTTTTTATTGACGGTCGGGTCAATGATGCTATCAACCGGGGGGGAGAGAAATTCTGCCCCAATGAGATAGAAGAATTGGCCGAGCAACATCCGGCGGTGATACGGGCGGCTTGCGTAGGCATGGACGATGCGCTGTATGGCGAAGTGCCCTGCCTGTTTGTTACCGTCGCCCATCCCGACCACTCGCTGACATTGGGTGCGTTAAGACGTTTCTTTGAGCAAGCAGGGTTAGCCGCATTCAAAGCGCCTGAAAAGTTGCTGATAGTCGAATCGATCCCGATGAAAGGCATCGGCAAAATCGATCGCCTGACGCTGCGGGAGATGCTACGCCAAACTCACCTTGCCAGTTCGGAGAAAACCGCGGGACTGAACTCATGA
- a CDS encoding thioesterase II family protein: MTLLRQSNGCVLRLSRPLTTPVTKQLVVFPHAGGGTSFYQYWRDLLPDETDLFVVQYPGREEAQNVPFWTTATQAIEACSHDLRSSLGIAPMVIFGHSMGALLAMQVAGALAGSRFHFETVLSAQRVPSELLSLQHEQQRLTVLESIVTFSERSGSLVLDDITRPMVTGLILQDLQLLGKLAAKPLPGLSPRIFGGDQDPLVNALSLLQWQEDLPGSQVRFFPGDHFYFMQDSAAFLRQLMQ; encoded by the coding sequence ATGACGCTATTACGCCAAAGCAACGGCTGCGTGCTCAGACTCAGCCGTCCACTCACCACGCCGGTAACGAAACAGCTGGTGGTTTTTCCGCATGCCGGCGGGGGGACCTCTTTTTATCAGTATTGGCGCGATCTGTTGCCGGACGAGACAGACCTGTTTGTTGTGCAATATCCCGGGCGGGAAGAGGCCCAGAATGTACCGTTTTGGACCACGGCTACCCAGGCGATTGAGGCCTGCAGTCACGATTTGCGCTCATCACTGGGTATCGCGCCCATGGTGATCTTTGGCCATAGCATGGGGGCTTTGCTGGCTATGCAGGTCGCTGGGGCATTAGCTGGCTCGCGCTTTCATTTCGAGACGGTACTATCGGCGCAGCGTGTCCCCTCTGAACTCCTGAGCTTACAGCATGAGCAGCAACGTCTGACCGTATTGGAAAGCATCGTGACCTTCAGTGAACGCAGCGGTTCTCTGGTGCTCGACGACATCACCCGGCCCATGGTCACCGGACTGATCCTGCAGGATTTACAATTACTGGGAAAATTGGCTGCCAAACCCTTACCCGGTCTCAGTCCGCGCATTTTTGGCGGCGATCAGGATCCGCTGGTTAACGCCTTATCACTGTTGCAATGGCAAGAAGATCTCCCCGGCAGCCAAGTGAGATTTTTCCCTGGCGACCACTTTTATTTTATGCAAGATAGCGCCGCTTTTTTACGTCAGCTAATGCAGTAA
- a CDS encoding pyridoxal-phosphate dependent enzyme yields the protein MNFELFNPQDCAPDTEKAFTLFPQLKKFYTGLGNTPLTPVPSPEGKATILAKFEFKNPFGSVKDRTAFGLFCDAINQHDFSRGELKLLDSSGGNMAKALAKLGDMCGIAVQVVIPDSSPQALIETLEGDNAIVTLVDRNQFLLGVIARSQQIAHDDSSWTLLSQHLNLVNTAMHQYQTGAEIRRQLNGTHADGWVSAVGTGGTLSGVAAALRQDNPQLVVWGSTPQELPYGTLSAPNGEAKFAGAGGLGFGFRQPFISKLMPQEPPFNQVSYREALCAMHEFFQLTGVKIGASSAANWKTAWKLAMTLERGQQVVTLFADAGSDVEREKGREWFKQSEALTA from the coding sequence ATGAATTTTGAGCTGTTTAATCCACAGGATTGTGCACCGGACACAGAGAAAGCCTTTACCCTGTTTCCGCAACTGAAGAAATTCTACACCGGGTTGGGAAATACGCCACTGACCCCGGTGCCGTCGCCCGAAGGCAAAGCGACAATTCTCGCCAAGTTCGAGTTTAAAAATCCCTTTGGTTCCGTTAAGGATCGCACGGCGTTCGGGTTATTTTGCGATGCCATCAACCAGCATGATTTCAGCCGGGGTGAACTGAAATTACTCGACTCTTCGGGCGGCAACATGGCGAAGGCGTTGGCAAAACTGGGTGATATGTGCGGCATTGCCGTGCAGGTGGTCATTCCCGACTCTTCGCCGCAAGCGCTGATCGAAACGCTGGAAGGGGATAATGCCATTGTCACTTTGGTGGATCGTAATCAATTTCTGCTCGGTGTCATTGCCCGCAGCCAGCAGATTGCGCACGACGATAGCAGTTGGACGCTTTTGTCGCAGCATCTTAATCTGGTCAATACCGCCATGCATCAGTACCAGACCGGAGCAGAAATTCGTCGTCAACTCAATGGTACGCATGCCGACGGCTGGGTTTCTGCGGTGGGGACAGGGGGAACCTTATCAGGGGTAGCAGCGGCACTGCGCCAGGACAACCCTCAACTGGTTGTCTGGGGAAGCACCCCGCAAGAACTGCCGTATGGCACACTTTCTGCCCCTAATGGCGAAGCAAAATTTGCCGGTGCTGGCGGCCTGGGTTTCGGATTCCGCCAACCTTTTATCAGCAAGCTGATGCCACAAGAGCCGCCATTTAATCAGGTTTCCTACCGCGAAGCCTTATGTGCAATGCATGAGTTTTTCCAACTCACCGGCGTCAAGATCGGTGCCTCTTCCGCGGCTAACTGGAAAACGGCGTGGAAACTGGCGATGACTCTGGAGCGGGGACAGCAGGTCGTCACGTTGTTCGCCGATGCAGGCAGCGACGTTGAAAGAGAAAAAGGACGCGAGTGGTTTAAACAAAGCGAGGCGTTAACCGCGTAA
- a CDS encoding allene oxide cyclase barrel-like domain-containing protein, giving the protein MEIIQGNNNVLSELITIGDQVRQKILSGNKPADIELALQKNEGYNNVTVISAIEMANITFNAKTKSGPNVGDANSHTDQLFDEEGRDLGTMTGSGWKIASLADGSVVSWYHETAETPLGRIETSGIWNSSAIWAGQWQSLFAAGVSGDVMGKIGVRQIYQDIPREKYLTLIVLLPIDQIKSLIKK; this is encoded by the coding sequence ATGGAAATTATACAGGGCAATAATAATGTATTGTCCGAGTTAATTACGATCGGCGATCAAGTTCGTCAAAAAATACTCAGCGGCAATAAACCTGCGGATATTGAACTCGCGCTGCAAAAAAATGAGGGATATAACAATGTGACGGTAATATCTGCCATAGAAATGGCAAATATAACCTTCAATGCAAAAACAAAGAGCGGCCCTAATGTTGGTGATGCCAATTCGCACACCGACCAATTATTTGATGAGGAAGGGCGTGATCTGGGCACTATGACCGGAAGCGGTTGGAAAATAGCCTCATTGGCGGATGGCAGCGTGGTATCTTGGTATCACGAAACTGCGGAAACGCCGTTAGGAAGAATTGAAACCTCTGGCATCTGGAATTCCAGCGCTATCTGGGCAGGGCAATGGCAATCTCTGTTTGCCGCAGGTGTCAGTGGCGATGTCATGGGGAAAATCGGTGTTCGACAGATATACCAGGATATCCCGCGAGAAAAATACCTGACGTTGATAGTGCTTTTGCCTATCGACCAAATAAAAAGCTTAATTAAAAAATAA
- a CDS encoding NAD(P)/FAD-dependent oxidoreductase, protein MHTSVQWDVIIIGAGPIGLSTAWNYARDHRDQKVLVLDQHPLLTQLAGTSGEERHWRLQYSELEIFRLTLEADKLWRQLEHQADRKLIHRVGSLWFGDADVWTNEGQIRQTMTSMNDMNLPYERLTMAEIERRYGFTGLDSNYEGFLQRDGGVIDVKSTLTTLYSLASEAGVTFQFQQGVNTIEPDASGVTVLTSQQRYRARKVLVASGPGSKKLLQQLDIELALSTFEMACISMLRSQRLEANDPFWFAFQAPVESDTNLFYGFPPNPWSINGLDRLGTDFEVDPITEENAPSYQANPHHVERALEFARRHMPFLEPDRQHSASSCLAVLPSNPSRQFYLDSARGRCHGGENLVVSAGGWAFKFTPLMGQICADLLAEREPRWDISALRF, encoded by the coding sequence ATGCACACGTCTGTCCAATGGGATGTCATTATTATCGGTGCCGGACCAATAGGCCTTTCCACGGCCTGGAATTATGCTCGTGATCACCGCGATCAGAAAGTCCTGGTGCTGGATCAACATCCACTGCTGACGCAATTGGCCGGCACCAGCGGGGAGGAACGCCACTGGCGCTTGCAATACTCGGAACTGGAAATATTCCGTCTCACGCTAGAGGCTGACAAATTATGGCGGCAGTTGGAGCATCAAGCCGACAGAAAGTTGATCCATCGCGTGGGAAGTTTGTGGTTTGGTGATGCAGATGTCTGGACCAATGAAGGGCAGATCCGCCAAACCATGACCTCGATGAATGATATGAATCTGCCGTATGAGCGGCTGACCATGGCAGAGATTGAGCGTCGGTACGGTTTTACCGGTTTGGACAGTAACTACGAAGGCTTTTTGCAGCGGGACGGGGGTGTCATCGATGTCAAAAGCACGCTGACGACTCTGTACTCACTGGCCAGCGAGGCCGGGGTGACGTTTCAGTTCCAGCAAGGGGTTAATACCATCGAGCCCGATGCCAGCGGCGTTACGGTGCTGACGTCTCAACAGCGCTACCGCGCTCGCAAGGTGTTAGTCGCCAGTGGTCCCGGAAGCAAAAAACTGCTGCAACAATTGGATATTGAACTGGCACTGTCTACCTTCGAAATGGCATGCATCAGCATGTTGCGTAGCCAACGATTGGAAGCCAATGACCCGTTTTGGTTTGCCTTCCAGGCTCCGGTTGAGAGCGACACCAATCTGTTCTACGGTTTCCCGCCCAACCCTTGGTCGATCAATGGGCTAGACCGGCTTGGCACGGATTTTGAGGTGGATCCTATAACCGAGGAAAACGCACCGAGTTACCAAGCCAACCCACACCATGTGGAACGGGCGCTGGAGTTTGCCCGTCGTCATATGCCCTTCCTGGAGCCCGATCGTCAACACTCGGCGTCAAGTTGTTTGGCTGTCCTGCCCAGCAATCCCTCACGCCAGTTTTATCTCGACAGTGCTCGGGGCCGTTGCCACGGGGGCGAAAACCTGGTGGTTTCGGCGGGCGGTTGGGCATTCAAGTTCACCCCGTTGATGGGACAGATTTGTGCCGATCTGCTGGCTGAGCGTGAACCTCGCTGGGATATCAGTGCATTACGTTTCTAA